From Ferroacidibacillus organovorans:
TGGAGATTTGCATATCTCGGGTGGACTAAAGATTGTGGGGAATGTGGCAGTAGGAGGATCACTTATTTTGCATCAGAGTGATTCGTCTGATTTTCCGTATTTAAGCGCGCCTTATACGCTTGCAGTGGCTCGTGATATCGGTTTGTGGGGCAAATCAGGTATCCTCCCGATTGCGCCGTCCAATATCTCAAGCTATTTTTCGGGGGTCTCTCACGTGGGTGTTTTTTCTTCCACCTTACAGCCGTCATTTTCAGCTATTCTTAAACAAGGGGCGTTTGAGATTCAGAAACAAAAAAACGCACTTTATCTTGGTCGCCCTCGTGAGCTCTCGCCGAATATGCGCGGTTTTGTTCATGTGACGAAGAGCGGCGTCACAACGCATGCGCGCAATTTTATAGTAAAAAACCCATTATTTATACAAGGGAATTTTATTATCAAGAGAGGAACGACATTGACGCTTCTTCAGCCGATGTATGTCAGCGGAAATCTTACCGTATATGGTAAGATTTACGGTGATTCCGCGATCTTTGTAAACGGTAGAAGTGAATTTTTTAATCTCTCACAAAGCGAAGGCGATCAAGGGGATGGGATGCGATTTGAACTTTTTTCATACGGTCCCATTACACTTTCGCAAGGCCGCCAGAAGGGGAATGAACAATATTCTCCGACGAGAATGAACGCCTATCTGGAAAGTGCCTCTAAAGTATCCTTAAGCAACATGACAGGAGGATTCTACCTCTCGGGTGGTATTGAGGCACAGAGCGTCAGCATCGATGCTAGTGTCGTAAATCATCCGAAAATCCATCCTGGTGATGGTGATTTGCAATTTAATAGTACTCGTGCGACTGATTTGACTAAAAATGTAACGATTGCTTTTGATAATCGGTTTTTTACGAATCCTGTCACAGGTAACCCAACTTTTCCTGACTTGGTTTTGCAACCGATGGCGCAACCAGCGCTGCTTCCATAGCGTAGTCGGTGTGAAGCCCTTTTTCGTCAATTACCAAATTAAACCATTGCTCTCTTTTCAGTCTATCGCTATACTACGAATTGTCTTTAAGGCAGTTGGCGCTGTCAGATGCAATACCCTTTTCCGTAGCCATACTACTGGAAAAGAGGTGTTTCAGTGCAGAAGTTCCGCCGAATGCGGTTGGGTATCGCCACCACGTGCGCTGCGCTTCTGGCGCTTGGCGTAACGACGGGGATGAGTCCTTACCGATCGGTGACCGTGTCCGTGGATGGGAAAGTGACGACGGGTGGCACATACGCCACGGAGTCTGTTGTGAAGTATCTCGCATCCCAACACGTACATGTAGCCGGTTATGATTTGGTTGAACCAGCAAGAGCGACACTCCTTCAAAACGGAATGAAGATCGTTGTCGTCAGGGCGTTGCCGATTCTCCTGACCGTTGGGAATCATCGTCCTACAGTCGTCCATACGTTAGTACATAACGTAGGCGACTTGCTTCACCAACTGAGGATTAAACTGGGACCCGAGGATTCTGTCAGCGCACCTCTCCGTGCTCCACTTACACGAGGCATGAAGGTTCGTGTCATCCGCGGGCGTTCGGTTGTTCAGTCGATGATGCAGTCGATTGCCTACTCGACCATTCGTCAATCGAGCAACAATTTTGTCACTGGCACAAATGTTGTAGCGCGTCAAGGACAAAATGGGTTGGTCAGAGTGACAGTCACCAAATATTTTCGTAATAACCGTTTGGTGCGCAGTGTTCGCCATCAGACGGTCATAAGACAGCCCGTATCTGAACTCATCGATGTGGGGACGGCGCAACCTGCGCCAACACCTGCCCCTGTGGTGAGTTCACGCAGCGACTCTTCGCTTGTGACAAGTCAAGTCGTCACCATGATTGCAACTGCCTATTCCAATCCAGGTGGCCGAACCGCTACGGGTCAGCCCGCTGGATATGGAGACATCGCAGTCGACCCAAGCGTGATCCCATTGGGAACGAAGCTTTACATTCCAGGGTATGGCTATGGTGTTGCAGATGATACAGGTGGTGCTATTCAGGGGTATCGCATTGATCTGTGTTTTAACTCTGTCTCGCAGGCGATCGATTATGGTCGTCAGGTCGTTAAAGTGTATATTCTCGGCAAGTAGGGGGATATCAAGAGACAGTGGCATACAGATTCAGACAGCGCCGCAAGACGGAGGGAGCCACGAGGCTCCCCTGATTTTTTAAGGAGCGAAAAATTTATGAAAGAAATCAAGACGCGCGATGATCTGACTGTGCTTATGCAGCAGTCAGATTCAGTGCTTCTTTTTAAGCACAGTACAACCTGACCGATCAGCGCTACGGCGTTCGATCAGGTGATCGAGTATGAGAATCATGCAGAAGTCCCTGTTGCGATGGTAAAAGTCATCGAGTCGCGAAATCTCTCTCTGTCACTAGCGGATGAATTTGGTGTGTCTCACGCCTCGCCTCAAGTGATTTTAATACAGCGCGGGAAAGCGGTATGGCACACGTCGCATTATAAGATAAAGGATGCGTCCATAACGACAGCGATTGAAAATATGAAAAATACGTAAGACATCCTCCCGCTTGGCATGTATGAAAAACAGGATCATCGAGTAAAGCGATGATCCCGTTTTTGCGAGTGCAAATGACAATCGGTCATAAATTCTGAAGACTAAAGGCGAGTGGCGCGAGAATGACGGTGGCGAGCGCTGTAAGAAGCAGCGTTGCTTCTTCCGTTTGTCCGATCAGGTGGGCGTGTGCAGCGAGTGCCGCCACGGCGATCACGAGTGTAAAGCGTGTGGAGAGCAACATGCCCGCCGCGAATGTTTCACGCCAGGTAAACTCAAAGCGCATGCTGAGCGAGCCGATGATTTTGACTGCAAAAGCGAGAAGGAGATAAAGCGGCAGATGACCTGCCACTCGATCGATACGCGCGTGGGTTAAGGTGAGAGACATTCCGGTTGAGATGAAAAAAAAGGGCAGGAAAAGGGAGTAGCCGAGCGTCTCTAACCTTTTGCGAAGAATTTCGTGTTGATCTCGCGCAAGCCATGAACACACAATTCCTGCCGTAAATCCGGCAAGGATTGATTCGGCACCGATGACACGTGCTGTCGCACCACAGATCATGACGATGGTGAGTGCGCCGCGCACGCCAAATGCGCTACGTCGCGCGAAGGGAATGCGACCGCGCATGCCACGCAAGAAAAGACGGCTCACAAAGTAGAGGAGAAATCCCAAGCTCGCCATGGTGATGAGTTGCATAGGAATGCTAAAGGGAGTCGGTCGCGTTGGAAGCGCAATGCCAATCAAGGTGGCAGTCGCAATGTCTGCGGTTACGGCGGTGAGGAGAATCAGTTGCCCAAAGCGTGACGCAGAGAGTCCGCGTTCGTGAAGGACGGGTACCAGGATGCCAAGGGATGTCGTCGCAAAGATAAACGAGCTAAGCAGTGGATCGGATGACCATCCAAGATGAATAAGCAAACGCCCTGCCAGAATCGAGAGCGCTGCGGTCTGCGCAAAGATCGAAAAAATGAGCAAATAAGAGATGCGGGCCGTTTCATTGTTTCCTCTTTTGGATGGGCGAATCTCCAGTCCCGCCAAAAACATGAGATAGAGCAGTCCGAGTGAAGACGCGTCGTGAAACCAGCTGGGGATAGGAAGTGCATGCAGTCCTGATTTGCCAAGGGAGATGCCAAGCAGTAACTCGAGAACGGCTGTTGGCAGGCGGAGTTTGGGAAACAAGGCGGTAAAGGTCGATGCGGCGATTGCAATCACGCAAATCAAAGCAAACAGGACAAAAGGTTCCGTGTGCATGCGAAACCTCCTTATGAGTTTGTACGTCTTCTGGACAGGCGTCTCTTCTATCAACTCTATGCATTTCGATCTCCTTTCCATGCCATTCATAGATTCACGCAATGAGTCATAGAATCTAGCAACGACATATGACCTAAGGTGATCAATGATGGCGCGATGGACCTATGTAAAGACGTGGGATGGACGATTTGAAAAAATGATAGAAACGCCGAGAAATTCCATGGATCATGCGATTCGCGAAGTGGCGACAACCGCCACTGCAGCGTACGTTCGCCGCCGCGCAAGAAAAAATGTGCTGGGGTTTCATCTGGGCGCTCGCCGTGCGCGTCATGTAAAACGGCAAACTCATGCGCAAAAACCTGTGCAAACACTGGGAGATGTCATTCTATACGCGCTTGCCATCGGACTTTTTCTTGGCGCGCTTTTGACGGCGCTTTTGCACAGCCTGCCGGTGAGCAAAACGGAACAAAACGCACAGAAACTCACGCAATCTCTTTCCTCTGCTTGGATAAAAGAGGCTGTAGCGGCACATGCGTTTATTTTGCCGAATGTTTCCGTCTATCTGTACCAGTCTGGCTTGTACGGGAATCGCGTGCGTGCGCAGTCGGCAGTAAGTGATCTGGCACAAAGTGGCGTGCATGCAGTCATGGGAAATTCAAAGCCCATACCTGTCTATGTGGGAATGACACTTGCAAACCCAAAGATCACGTCGTTTTCCAGCTATTTAAACAACCGCGAAGTGCCGTTTTTTGTGAGTGAATCCTCGCTCCCTCAGCGCACCGTGCGGGCCAAGCAGGTTTCAGCCAAGCTGCTGTCACAAACTGAAGAATTATTGGTTCTTGATGTCGATCTCATGCTTTCTCTCGCGCAGCAACCAACGCTCCATCAGCAAACTCTCCTTGACTTGACACATCAGATCAAACAGGATCTTGCATACTTAAAATCAGGGGCTGGTCTCCCGTCTGCTTTCAGGCGTCAATTGTTCAATTTTCAACAGGCGGTGTGGGAAGCGGTGGATGCGCCTGGGCAGGCAGGTGTCTATCATCAGGAACTCGTAATCGAGAGGCTGGCAAAAGCATATGTCCGCTATCAACAAATCGCATCGTCCTAGAGATGCAGAGCTCTTGCGCGCGTGAGCGTGTGAAAGCATCACTTGTGAAATTTATCAAAACTCGTACAGCACTTATCAGCTT
This genomic window contains:
- a CDS encoding type IV pilus modification PilV family protein, yielding MSRLTFRQEGSTFLTVLIAIVMLTLLLTSFFGLTIQQIMYSHQLKNNEQALSNARSGYVAAYHELHALWSTATAKNFSLSFDVARTTLLSVEASWIAWANTLNTTQHFFHLTITYGPSSFTSNSSSLVFDQMELQSTGFSGNLSSTLKGAVLFSGMLPMSSDAIYTTGDLHISGGLKIVGNVAVGGSLILHQSDSSDFPYLSAPYTLAVARDIGLWGKSGILPIAPSNISSYFSGVSHVGVFSSTLQPSFSAILKQGAFEIQKQKNALYLGRPRELSPNMRGFVHVTKSGVTTHARNFIVKNPLFIQGNFIIKRGTTLTLLQPMYVSGNLTVYGKIYGDSAIFVNGRSEFFNLSQSEGDQGDGMRFELFSYGPITLSQGRQKGNEQYSPTRMNAYLESASKVSLSNMTGGFYLSGGIEAQSVSIDASVVNHPKIHPGDGDLQFNSTRATDLTKNVTIAFDNRFFTNPVTGNPTFPDLVLQPMAQPALLP
- a CDS encoding 3D domain-containing protein, whose amino-acid sequence is MQKFRRMRLGIATTCAALLALGVTTGMSPYRSVTVSVDGKVTTGGTYATESVVKYLASQHVHVAGYDLVEPARATLLQNGMKIVVVRALPILLTVGNHRPTVVHTLVHNVGDLLHQLRIKLGPEDSVSAPLRAPLTRGMKVRVIRGRSVVQSMMQSIAYSTIRQSSNNFVTGTNVVARQGQNGLVRVTVTKYFRNNRLVRSVRHQTVIRQPVSELIDVGTAQPAPTPAPVVSSRSDSSLVTSQVVTMIATAYSNPGGRTATGQPAGYGDIAVDPSVIPLGTKLYIPGYGYGVADDTGGAIQGYRIDLCFNSVSQAIDYGRQVVKVYILGK
- a CDS encoding monothiol bacilliredoxin BrxC family protein, producing MSATAFDQVIEYENHAEVPVAMVKVIESRNLSLSLADEFGVSHASPQVILIQRGKAVWHTSHYKIKDASITTAIENMKNT
- a CDS encoding cation:proton antiporter, whose product is MHTEPFVLFALICVIAIAASTFTALFPKLRLPTAVLELLLGISLGKSGLHALPIPSWFHDASSLGLLYLMFLAGLEIRPSKRGNNETARISYLLIFSIFAQTAALSILAGRLLIHLGWSSDPLLSSFIFATTSLGILVPVLHERGLSASRFGQLILLTAVTADIATATLIGIALPTRPTPFSIPMQLITMASLGFLLYFVSRLFLRGMRGRIPFARRSAFGVRGALTIVMICGATARVIGAESILAGFTAGIVCSWLARDQHEILRKRLETLGYSLFLPFFFISTGMSLTLTHARIDRVAGHLPLYLLLAFAVKIIGSLSMRFEFTWRETFAAGMLLSTRFTLVIAVAALAAHAHLIGQTEEATLLLTALATVILAPLAFSLQNL